In Lonchura striata isolate bLonStr1 chromosome 39, bLonStr1.mat, whole genome shotgun sequence, one DNA window encodes the following:
- the LOC110481940 gene encoding uncharacterized protein LOC110481940 encodes MGRRCCGAALAGLCRAAAALLAWPGFPRAHSLLLGALVGLGPPLWGRGDPRSVLASPHNRLEARLTSSAAAWTWLLIGSLLVASHPWLRPPWGSALRALARLAVGLALSRAGHAIGRAVEAATGACTSPAPGGGTLLLPLGDPAACRGAGHRWQGFGPAPQAFALVHCGLGLAEEAAALGRRLYGLGKMAAGRKADDAYKMAGGYKMAAGYRMDDPYKMADPYKMAAGYRMVEQSKMADPYKMAARYRMAEPYKMDDAYKMADTSKMGARYKMVEPSKMADASKMADPYKMADPSKVADTSKMAAAGRVVEESKMSAVSKMAAWYRMLPWFKTAPEPKMAAEPKMAAGHDLEEEESKMAAWAWPRPIWRPGGSPRPIGFECAEPHANEGWGREVTSEWAGPAEYPGGHLGGRPFWGGHFESGRHFESRHHFDSGSHFDSGRHFEDRRGGHFDPGRHFESSHHFHPGRHFDSGGHFESRHHFHPGRHFDSGRHFDSGGHFDSGGHFESSHHFHPGRHFDSGRHFDSGGHFDSGRHFDSGRHVDPTFFFPHPSGHVDPSVRHFLTSPPPSAGGHLAGGRGEAPPAALSVLYLLALLLLLTWHLLLVATLRYRHTWARNAAGAALGWAAWALTYRGWYRRAWSPGPPGWG; translated from the exons ATGGGGCGGCGCTGCTGCGGCGCCGCCctggccgggctgtgccgggccgcggccgcgctccTGGCCTGGCCCGGCTTCCCCCGCGCCCACTcgctgctgctgggggcgctggtggggctggggccGCCGCTCTGGGGCCGGGGGGATCCCCGCAGCGTGCTGGCCTCGCCCCACAACCGCCTGGAGGC CCGCCTGACCTCCAGCGCCGCCGCCTGGACCTGGCTCCTGATTGGCTCCCTGCTGGTGGCCTCCCACCCCTGGCTCCGCCCCCCCTGGGGCTCCGCCCTGCGCGCCCTCGCCCGATTGGCCGTCGGGCTGGCGCTGTCGCGGGCCGGCCACGCCATTGGCCGGGCCGTGGAGGCGGCCACGGGCGCCTGCACCAGCCCCGCCCCCGGCGGCGggaccctgctgctgcccctgggaGACCCCGCCGCCTGCCGGGGGGCGGGGCACCGCTGGCAGGGCTTCGGCCCCGCCCCCCAGGCCTTCGCCCTGGTGCATTGTGGGTTGGGGCTGGccgaggaggcggcggcgctgggGAGGAGGCTCTACGGGCTGGGCAAGATGGCCGCCGGGCGGAAGGCGGACGACGCGTACAAGATGGCTGGCGGGTACAAGATGGCCGCCGGGTACAGGATGGACGACCCGTACAAGATGGCTGACCCGTACAAGATGGCCGCCGGGTACAGGATGGTAGAGCAGTCCAAGATGGCTGACCCGTACAAGATGGCCGCCAGGTACAGGATGGCTGAGCCATACAAGATGGACGACGCGTACAAGATGGCGGACACATCCAAGATGGGTGCCAGGTACAAGATGGTTGAGCCATCCAAGATGGCTGACGCATCCAAGATGGCCGACCCATACAAGATGGCCGACCCATCCAAGGTGGCGGACACGTCCAAGATGGCCGCCGCAGGGAGGGTGGTTGAGGAATCCAAGATGTCTGCCGTGTCCAAGATGGCGGCCTGGTACAGGATGCTGCCTTGGTTCAAGACGGCGCCCGAACCCAAGATGGCCGCCGaacccaagatggcggccggaCACGACCTAGAAGAAGAAGAATCCAAGATGGCGGCGTGGGCATGGCCACGCCCAATATGGCGACCGGGCGGCTCTCCCCGACCAATCGGCTTCGAGTGTGCGGAGCCTCATGCAAATGAGGGGTGGGGACGGGAAGTGACGTCAGAGTGGGCGGGGCCTGCTGAGTACCCTGGCGGCCATCTTGGGGGGCGGCCATTTTGGGGCGGCCATTTTGAATCCGGCCGCCATTTTGAATCCAGACACCATTTTGATTCTGGCAGCCACTTTGATTCCGGCCGCCATTTTGAAGATAGACGTGGCGGCCATTTTGATCCCGGCCGCCATTTTGAATCCAGCCACCATTTCCATCCCGGCCGCCATTTTGATTCCGGCGGCCATTTTGAATCCAGACACCATTTCCATCCCGGCCGCCATTTTGATTCTGGACGCCATTTTGATTCTGGCGGCCATTTTGATTCCGGCGGCCATTTTGAATCCAGCCACCATTTCCATCCCGGCCGCCATTTTGATTCTGGACGCCATTTTGATTCTGGCGGCCATTTTGATTCCGGCCGCCATTTTGATTCCGGCCGCCATGTTGATCCCACCTTCTTCTTCCCCCACCCCAGCGGCCATGTTGACCCCTCCGTCCGCCATTTCCTCACCTCGCCGCCGCCCTCCGCCGGCGGCCATCTTGCCGGCGGCCGCGGCGAGGCGCCGCCGGCGGCGCTGTCGGTGCTGTAcctgctggcgctgctgctgctgctgacgTGGCACCTCCTGCTGGTGGCGACGCTGCGCTACCGCCACACGTGGGCCCGCAACGCCGCCGGCGCCGCGCTGGGCTGGGCCGCCTGGGCCCTCACCTACCGCGGCTGGTACCGCCGGGCCTGGTCGCCGGGGCCGCCCGGCTGGGGCTGA